From Citricoccus sp. SGAir0253, a single genomic window includes:
- a CDS encoding TadE family type IV pilus minor pilin, whose translation MPEHPTADRGSVTAEYAVLLPAAVVVLAGALLGGAATLQQVRLEEAAAATVRQLARGEDTARASATARRMAGEGSRLDSDRGGGWVSVTVSHAPPGPADWWGGWRQEATAHAPDQWAVPPAATP comes from the coding sequence ATGCCCGAGCATCCCACCGCCGATCGTGGATCGGTGACGGCCGAGTACGCCGTCCTGCTGCCCGCCGCCGTCGTCGTGCTCGCGGGGGCCCTGCTGGGGGGCGCGGCCACCCTCCAGCAGGTCCGGCTCGAGGAGGCCGCCGCCGCCACGGTGCGCCAGCTGGCCCGCGGGGAGGACACCGCCCGGGCCTCCGCCACGGCGCGGCGCATGGCGGGGGAGGGCTCACGGCTGGACAGCGACCGCGGCGGCGGCTGGGTGTCGGTGACGGTCAGCCACGCCCCGCCGGGGCCGGCGGACTGGTGGGGCGGCTGGCGCCAGGAGGCCACCGCCCACGCCCCGGACCAGTGGGCCGTCCCGCCGGCGGCCACGCCGTGA
- a CDS encoding rhodanese-related sulfurtransferase, which yields MSQSKIALYYRFAPVADPEAVRLWQSALAERWGLRGRIIVSPQGLNGTVGGPLDAVKQYLKATRAYPAFAGLDVKWSDGSAEDFPRLSVKVRPELVAFDAADEVTVTADGVEGAGTHVGPAELHRLVEERSAAGDPVVFFDGRNAVEARIGRFRGAVVPDTTTTRDFVAELDSGRYDHLKDRPVVTYCTGGVRCEVLSALMRRRGFAEVYQLEGGIARYGEAYGDGGLWEGSLAVFDRRMRVEFSDRAAVVGRCSLCAAPTADLRNCADPSCRTLDTVCAGCAADRPERVCPACAAVAS from the coding sequence GTGAGCCAGTCGAAGATCGCCCTGTACTACCGCTTCGCCCCCGTGGCCGACCCGGAGGCGGTCCGGCTGTGGCAGTCGGCCCTCGCCGAGCGCTGGGGGCTGCGGGGCCGGATCATCGTCTCCCCACAGGGCCTGAACGGCACCGTGGGCGGGCCGCTGGACGCGGTCAAGCAGTACCTCAAGGCCACGCGCGCCTACCCGGCCTTCGCCGGCCTGGACGTGAAGTGGTCGGACGGCTCGGCGGAGGACTTCCCCCGGCTGTCGGTCAAGGTGCGGCCCGAGCTGGTCGCCTTCGACGCCGCGGACGAGGTGACGGTCACGGCGGACGGGGTCGAGGGCGCCGGGACCCACGTGGGCCCCGCCGAGCTCCACCGGCTGGTCGAGGAGCGCTCCGCCGCGGGCGACCCGGTGGTCTTCTTCGACGGCCGCAACGCCGTGGAGGCCCGCATCGGCCGGTTCCGCGGCGCCGTGGTGCCGGACACCACCACCACGCGCGACTTCGTGGCCGAGCTGGACTCCGGCCGCTACGACCACCTCAAGGACCGTCCCGTGGTGACGTACTGCACCGGCGGCGTCCGCTGCGAGGTGCTCAGCGCCCTGATGCGCCGGCGCGGCTTCGCGGAGGTCTACCAGCTCGAGGGCGGGATCGCCCGCTACGGCGAGGCCTACGGCGACGGCGGGCTGTGGGAGGGCTCGCTCGCCGTGTTCGACCGGCGGATGCGGGTGGAGTTCTCCGACCGGGCGGCGGTCGTGGGCCGCTGCAGCCTGTGCGCGGCGCCCACCGCGGACCTGCGCAACTGCGCCGACCCGTCCTGCCGCACCCTGGACACCGTGTGCGCCGGCTGTGCCGCCGACCGGCCCGAGCGCGTGTGCCCGGCGTGCGCGGCGGTGGCCTCGTGA
- a CDS encoding Rv3654c family TadE-like protein, which translates to MSGERGAGSVTVLLTILVTLTLLGAALALGSAAVAAARAGAAADLASLAAADAARGLVAADPCVLAGAVADRHGAVLTECTPGGRGTVLVRTRYASSLPWPAEGVSRAGPPPVSG; encoded by the coding sequence GTGAGCGGCGAGCGCGGCGCGGGCAGCGTCACGGTGCTGCTCACCATCCTCGTCACCCTCACGCTGCTCGGCGCCGCGCTGGCCCTCGGCTCGGCGGCCGTCGCCGCGGCGCGGGCCGGGGCGGCAGCGGACCTGGCCTCCCTCGCCGCCGCGGACGCGGCGCGCGGCCTCGTCGCGGCGGACCCGTGCGTCCTCGCCGGCGCCGTCGCGGACCGCCACGGGGCCGTGCTCACCGAGTGCACGCCGGGCGGCCGCGGGACGGTCCTGGTCCGGACGCGCTACGCCTCGTCGCTGCCCTGGCCCGCCGAGGGGGTCTCCCGGGCCGGGCCGCCCCCGGTGTCCGGATGA
- a CDS encoding CpaF family protein: MGRGWAPAPPPAPRDGHDRARRWLAGRLAAADAAGRGSRPGGEGSAVPPAELLAEAVRRHLPVHTPEDAARQMTALADGLAGLGPLAEPARHAGVTDVLVDGTGTVWTDGDGGLRRTGRRLSADEARHLAVRLLAQGGRRLDEGQPFGDAQVTGARVHAVLPPIAAGGTQISVRLPAAEPPTLAELAERWPHGERWLAVLRHVLAVRANLLISGATGSGKTTLLTALLSEVPAGERIITVEDTRELCPRHGHVVSLQARGGNAEGAGAVTLADLVRQALRMRPDRLVVGECRGAEVADFLAAMNTGHRGAAGTLHANAARDVPARLQAMGALAGLGPGATALQAASAVDAVLHVERTTAGRAPVELAVLDRSEGPGPTGLRVVPAVTTGRDGLRVGPGLDVLESLAPAAGGGRHALGT; this comes from the coding sequence ATGGGCCGCGGCTGGGCCCCCGCGCCGCCGCCGGCCCCGCGGGACGGGCACGACCGCGCCCGCCGGTGGCTGGCCGGCCGCCTGGCCGCCGCCGACGCCGCCGGGCGCGGATCCCGCCCCGGCGGGGAGGGGAGTGCCGTCCCGCCCGCCGAGCTCCTCGCCGAGGCGGTCCGGCGTCACCTGCCGGTCCACACCCCGGAGGACGCCGCGCGGCAGATGACCGCGCTGGCCGACGGGCTCGCCGGGCTGGGCCCCCTCGCGGAGCCGGCCCGGCACGCCGGGGTCACGGACGTGCTCGTCGACGGCACCGGGACCGTGTGGACGGACGGGGACGGCGGGCTGCGCCGCACCGGGCGGCGGCTCTCCGCGGACGAGGCGCGGCACCTGGCCGTGCGGCTGCTGGCGCAGGGCGGGCGGCGGCTGGACGAGGGCCAGCCCTTCGGGGACGCCCAGGTCACGGGCGCCCGCGTGCACGCCGTCCTGCCCCCCATCGCCGCTGGCGGCACGCAGATCAGCGTGCGGCTGCCCGCCGCCGAGCCGCCGACCCTGGCCGAGCTCGCCGAGCGGTGGCCGCACGGCGAGCGCTGGCTGGCGGTGCTGCGGCACGTGCTGGCCGTCCGCGCCAACCTGCTCATCTCGGGGGCCACGGGCTCGGGCAAGACCACGCTGCTCACCGCGCTGCTGTCCGAGGTGCCGGCGGGCGAGCGCATCATCACGGTGGAGGACACCCGCGAGCTGTGCCCGCGCCACGGGCACGTGGTCTCGCTCCAGGCACGCGGCGGCAACGCCGAGGGAGCCGGGGCGGTCACGCTCGCCGACCTCGTCCGCCAAGCCCTGAGGATGCGGCCGGACCGGCTGGTGGTGGGCGAGTGCCGCGGGGCCGAGGTGGCCGACTTCCTCGCGGCCATGAACACCGGGCACCGCGGGGCGGCCGGGACGCTGCACGCCAACGCCGCCCGCGACGTGCCCGCCCGCCTGCAGGCCATGGGCGCGCTCGCGGGACTCGGCCCCGGGGCCACCGCCCTGCAGGCGGCCAGCGCCGTGGACGCGGTCCTGCACGTCGAGCGCACCACAGCCGGGCGCGCGCCCGTGGAACTGGCCGTCCTGGACCGGTCGGAGGGCCCCGGGCCGACCGGGCTGCGCGTCGTGCCGGCCGTGACTACCGGCCGGGACGGCCTGCGCGTGGGCCCGGGCCTGGACGTCCTCGAGTCCCTGGCGCCGGCCGCCGGCGGAGGACGCCATGCGCTGGGGACGTGA
- a CDS encoding DEAD/DEAH box helicase — protein sequence MNPHARTDDPRDAEALARSLGRPSVPRQLVHVRHLPERPAVTEAWPEGTPEGLVRAFGGSGVLEPWRHQVRAAQLAAAGRHVVLATGTASGKSLGYQLAAGTALAQDPVATVLYLSPTKALAADQLVAWRALARDGADWLRPAPYDGDTAPADRAWAREHANVLLTNPDMLHVGILPHHERWARFLRRLRYVIVDEAHVYRGVFGSHVAVLLRRLARVCAHYRGGPVFIGASATSADPAASFSRLVGAPAEAVTEDASPHGAVTVGFWEPELTDRRGENGAPLRRSATAEAAGMMADLAVRGTRTIAFIRSRRGAEAMASAAKRELAEVDPSLPPRVAAYRAGYLPEERREVETALRTGRLLGVASTPALELGIDIAGLDAVVVAGWPGTRASFFQQVGRAGRAGQESVALYVAGDDPLDTFVVHHPEAVFELAVEDSVTDPANPHILAPHLCAAAAELPLVPDGLAAFGDPARVRELVEQLTGQGYLRRRPAGWFWTHPEHAAALVSLRDDGGGPVEIIDAGTGAVLGTMGSPQTHYQAHPGAVYVHQDRTYLVEELDEDAHAVLVTRAWPDYYTQARDITEIEVLETVHRRSARDLQWCTGPVKVTTQVVSFQRKALVSGEVLGEEPLDLDARELFTTAVWFHCPSEVLVAAGLTMDRLPGALHAAEHAMIGLLPLVASNDRWDIGGVSMALHPDTGEPAVFVYDGHPGGAGFAERGFAQAETWLQATLDTVRSCACPDGCPSCVQSPKCGNRNNPLDKAGAATLLDFVLGRLRAHPDTGGGPARETPSAGQGSDEA from the coding sequence CTGAACCCCCACGCCCGGACCGACGATCCCCGGGACGCGGAGGCCCTGGCCCGCTCCCTCGGGCGGCCCTCGGTGCCGAGGCAGCTGGTGCACGTCCGGCACCTGCCGGAGCGGCCCGCCGTCACCGAGGCCTGGCCGGAGGGGACGCCGGAGGGCCTGGTCCGGGCCTTCGGCGGCTCCGGGGTGCTCGAGCCCTGGCGCCACCAGGTGCGGGCCGCGCAGCTCGCCGCGGCCGGCCGGCACGTGGTGCTGGCCACCGGCACCGCCTCCGGGAAGTCGCTGGGCTACCAGCTCGCCGCGGGCACCGCGCTGGCGCAGGACCCCGTGGCCACCGTGCTGTACCTCTCCCCCACGAAGGCGCTGGCCGCGGACCAGCTCGTCGCGTGGCGGGCCCTGGCCCGTGACGGCGCCGACTGGCTGCGCCCGGCGCCCTACGACGGCGACACCGCCCCCGCCGACCGCGCATGGGCGCGCGAGCACGCCAACGTCCTGCTGACCAACCCGGACATGCTGCACGTGGGGATCCTGCCCCACCACGAGCGCTGGGCCCGGTTCCTGCGCCGGCTGCGCTACGTGATCGTGGACGAGGCCCACGTGTACCGCGGGGTCTTCGGCTCGCACGTGGCCGTGCTGCTGCGCCGGCTCGCCCGCGTGTGCGCCCACTACCGGGGCGGGCCCGTGTTCATCGGCGCCTCCGCCACGAGCGCGGACCCGGCCGCCTCCTTCTCCCGGCTGGTCGGGGCGCCGGCCGAGGCCGTGACCGAGGACGCCTCCCCGCACGGGGCCGTCACGGTGGGGTTCTGGGAGCCGGAGCTGACGGACCGGCGCGGGGAGAACGGTGCCCCGCTGCGCCGGTCCGCCACCGCCGAGGCCGCGGGCATGATGGCCGACCTCGCGGTGCGCGGCACGCGGACGATCGCGTTCATCCGCTCCCGCCGCGGCGCCGAGGCGATGGCCTCGGCCGCCAAGCGCGAGCTCGCCGAGGTGGACCCGTCCCTGCCGCCCCGGGTCGCGGCCTACCGGGCCGGGTACCTGCCCGAGGAACGCCGCGAGGTGGAGACCGCCCTGCGCACCGGCCGGCTGTTGGGCGTGGCGTCCACGCCGGCCCTCGAGCTGGGCATCGACATCGCCGGGCTCGACGCCGTGGTCGTGGCCGGCTGGCCGGGCACCCGGGCCTCGTTCTTCCAGCAGGTGGGCCGCGCGGGGCGGGCCGGCCAGGAGTCCGTGGCCCTGTACGTGGCCGGCGACGACCCCCTGGACACGTTCGTGGTGCACCACCCGGAGGCCGTCTTCGAGCTGGCCGTGGAGGACTCCGTCACGGACCCGGCCAACCCGCACATCCTGGCCCCCCACCTGTGCGCCGCGGCCGCCGAGCTGCCGCTCGTGCCGGACGGGCTCGCCGCGTTCGGGGACCCCGCGCGGGTCCGGGAGCTCGTGGAGCAGCTGACCGGGCAGGGCTACCTGCGCCGCCGGCCGGCGGGGTGGTTCTGGACCCATCCCGAGCACGCGGCGGCCCTGGTGTCCCTGCGGGACGACGGCGGCGGGCCGGTGGAGATCATCGACGCCGGCACGGGCGCCGTGCTCGGCACCATGGGCTCGCCGCAGACGCACTACCAGGCCCATCCCGGGGCGGTGTACGTGCACCAGGACCGCACCTACCTGGTGGAGGAGCTCGACGAGGACGCCCACGCGGTGCTCGTCACCCGGGCCTGGCCGGACTACTACACGCAGGCCCGGGACATCACGGAGATCGAGGTCCTGGAGACGGTGCACCGCCGGTCGGCCCGGGACCTGCAGTGGTGCACCGGGCCGGTGAAGGTGACCACCCAGGTGGTGTCCTTCCAGCGCAAGGCGCTCGTCTCCGGCGAGGTCCTCGGCGAGGAGCCGCTCGACCTGGACGCCCGCGAGCTGTTCACCACGGCCGTCTGGTTCCACTGCCCCTCGGAGGTGCTCGTGGCGGCGGGGCTGACCATGGACCGGCTGCCCGGGGCCCTGCACGCGGCCGAGCACGCCATGATCGGGCTGCTGCCGCTCGTGGCCTCGAACGACCGCTGGGACATCGGCGGGGTGTCCATGGCGCTGCACCCGGACACCGGGGAACCGGCCGTGTTCGTCTACGACGGCCACCCGGGGGGCGCCGGCTTCGCCGAGCGCGGCTTCGCCCAGGCCGAGACGTGGCTGCAGGCCACCCTGGACACCGTCCGGTCCTGCGCGTGCCCGGACGGGTGCCCGTCCTGCGTGCAGTCCCCCAAGTGCGGCAACCGCAACAACCCGCTGGACAAGGCCGGGGCCGCGACGCTGCTGGACTTCGTCCTGGGCCGGTTGCGCGCTCATCCGGACACCGGGGGCGGCCCGGCCCGGGAGACCCCCTCGGCGGGCCAGGGCAGCGACGAGGCGTAG
- the nth gene encoding endonuclease III, with protein MTETRLALVRRARRINRVLAEAYPYAVAELDFRNPFELLVATVLSAQTTDVRVNATTPALFARFPDAEAMAHADERELQEIVRPLGFFRAKAAAVQGLSRSLVERHGGEVPGRLEDLVALPGVGRKTAFVVLGNAFGVPGLTVDTHFGRLARRLGFTTEQDPVKVERDVAELFEPRDWTMLSHRLVFHGRRVCHAKRPACGACPITRWCPSYGTGETDPEAAARLLKYELAPGREELLARMRAGATRAELRAEGHGLGA; from the coding sequence ATGACGGAGACGCGGCTGGCGCTCGTGCGCCGGGCCCGCCGGATCAACCGGGTCCTGGCGGAGGCGTATCCCTACGCCGTGGCGGAGCTCGACTTCCGCAACCCCTTCGAGCTGCTCGTCGCCACGGTCCTGTCCGCCCAGACCACGGACGTGCGCGTCAACGCGACCACGCCCGCGCTCTTCGCCCGGTTCCCGGACGCGGAGGCGATGGCCCACGCGGACGAGCGCGAGCTGCAGGAGATCGTGCGGCCGCTCGGCTTCTTCCGGGCCAAGGCCGCGGCCGTCCAGGGCCTGTCCCGTTCCCTCGTGGAGCGCCACGGCGGCGAGGTGCCCGGGCGGCTCGAGGACCTCGTGGCGCTGCCCGGGGTGGGCCGCAAGACGGCGTTCGTCGTGCTCGGCAACGCCTTCGGCGTCCCGGGGCTCACGGTGGACACGCACTTCGGCCGGCTGGCCCGCCGCCTCGGGTTCACCACCGAGCAGGACCCGGTGAAGGTGGAGCGGGACGTCGCCGAGCTCTTCGAGCCGCGCGACTGGACCATGCTCTCGCACCGCCTCGTCTTCCACGGACGGAGGGTGTGCCACGCCAAGCGCCCGGCCTGCGGGGCCTGCCCCATCACGCGGTGGTGCCCGTCCTACGGCACGGGGGAGACCGACCCCGAGGCCGCCGCCCGGCTGCTGAAGTACGAGCTCGCGCCGGGACGCGAGGAGCTGCTGGCGCGGATGCGGGCCGGGGCCACGCGCGCGGAGCTGCGCGCCGAGGGCCACGGCCTGGGGGCATGA
- a CDS encoding CoA pyrophosphatase, with protein MMHAEGALADLRALVARYGTPDPALPPRPGGEVPDRLPDDGRGWDFGVDPGPGGETPAESAVLVLFGALDRRPSHFHAEAVPEDLDLLLTQRALHLRKHPGQVAFPGGRKDPEDRDHVATALREAQEETGLDPQGVKVLGSLPPAPLTVTNFRVTPVVGWWDRPSDVFVVDEGEASRVFRVPVADLVDPANRVVTSREAVPPVRAGRFRGPGFLVSDTLVWGFTAIVIDRILELLGWAQDWDRGRVVDITGWDASLPVPPLGG; from the coding sequence ATGATGCACGCGGAGGGAGCACTGGCCGACCTGCGGGCCCTCGTGGCCCGGTACGGGACCCCGGACCCGGCCCTGCCGCCCCGGCCGGGCGGGGAGGTGCCGGACCGGCTGCCCGACGACGGCCGGGGCTGGGACTTCGGCGTGGACCCGGGACCCGGCGGGGAGACCCCGGCCGAGTCGGCCGTGCTGGTGCTGTTCGGCGCCCTGGACCGGCGGCCCTCCCACTTCCACGCCGAGGCCGTGCCCGAGGACCTCGACCTGTTGCTCACCCAGCGCGCCCTGCACCTGCGCAAGCACCCCGGGCAGGTCGCCTTCCCGGGCGGGCGCAAGGACCCCGAGGACCGCGACCACGTGGCCACCGCCCTGCGCGAGGCGCAGGAGGAGACCGGGTTGGACCCGCAGGGCGTGAAGGTCCTCGGCTCGCTCCCGCCGGCGCCGCTGACCGTGACGAACTTCCGCGTGACCCCCGTGGTGGGCTGGTGGGACCGCCCCTCGGACGTATTCGTGGTGGACGAGGGCGAGGCCTCGCGCGTGTTCCGCGTCCCCGTGGCGGACCTGGTGGACCCCGCCAACCGCGTCGTCACGAGCCGGGAGGCCGTCCCGCCCGTGCGCGCGGGGCGGTTCCGCGGCCCCGGCTTCCTCGTCTCGGACACGCTGGTGTGGGGCTTCACCGCGATCGTCATCGACCGGATCCTGGAGCTGCTCGGCTGGGCCCAGGACTGGGACCGCGGGCGCGTCGTGGACATCACCGGCTGGGACGCCTCCCTGCCGGTGCCCCCGCTCGGCGGCTGA
- a CDS encoding GNAT family N-acetyltransferase has product MTSALNDALVSTWVTGWSRCRDFEVRHDGPVHASLRTGHQSTDGQDWEYILANPDERALEAVSREVQEHPGRLLTVVGTAPAVPAGVPLKRVSWGEKLMVVDMNGQDVEAPRVPEEFEATVERNEPDWFLLTITTSDEHPAGAGAVAARGRVAAVEGYAVFDRIWTSPDFRRQGLGSLVMRYLASLALEHDVEQGLLVASADGQALYGHLGWTELADVTVFGAPEDHTENPSHSDNS; this is encoded by the coding sequence ATGACTTCCGCCCTGAACGACGCTCTGGTCAGCACGTGGGTCACCGGATGGTCCCGGTGCCGTGACTTCGAGGTGCGCCACGACGGTCCCGTGCACGCCTCCCTGCGCACGGGCCACCAGTCCACCGACGGCCAGGACTGGGAGTACATCCTCGCCAACCCGGACGAGCGGGCCCTGGAGGCCGTCTCCCGCGAGGTCCAGGAGCACCCGGGGCGGCTGCTGACCGTGGTGGGCACCGCCCCCGCCGTGCCCGCGGGCGTGCCCCTCAAGCGCGTGTCCTGGGGCGAGAAGCTCATGGTGGTGGACATGAACGGCCAGGACGTCGAGGCCCCGCGCGTGCCCGAGGAGTTCGAGGCCACCGTGGAGCGCAACGAGCCCGACTGGTTCCTGCTGACCATCACCACCTCGGACGAGCACCCGGCCGGGGCCGGTGCCGTGGCCGCCCGCGGCCGCGTGGCCGCCGTGGAGGGCTACGCCGTGTTCGACCGGATCTGGACCTCCCCCGACTTCCGCCGCCAGGGACTGGGCTCCCTCGTCATGCGCTACCTGGCCTCGCTCGCCCTCGAGCACGACGTGGAGCAGGGCCTGCTCGTGGCCAGCGCCGACGGCCAGGCCCTGTACGGGCACCTGGGCTGGACCGAGCTGGCCGACGTCACCGTCTTCGGCGCCCCCGAGGACCACACCGAGAACCCCTCCCACTCGGACAACAGCTGA
- a CDS encoding type II secretion system F family protein — protein MTGPGPATPDAALALDLLAGLLDAGQGFLPALELLGAHLPGTGPVRGVAALLRLGVDWDEAWSPPEAEPPDPELLVLAAELRFAFHTGAPTAALLRSAATALRRRRRREAEVRAAELATRLVLPLGLCQLPSFLCLGVVPLVLALLP, from the coding sequence GTGACGGGCCCGGGACCGGCCACGCCGGACGCGGCGCTGGCCCTCGACCTGCTGGCGGGCCTGCTCGACGCGGGCCAGGGGTTCCTCCCCGCCCTGGAGCTGCTGGGCGCGCACCTGCCCGGGACCGGACCCGTGCGCGGCGTCGCCGCCCTGCTGCGCCTCGGCGTGGACTGGGACGAGGCGTGGAGCCCGCCGGAGGCGGAGCCCCCCGATCCCGAACTGCTGGTGCTCGCCGCCGAGCTGCGCTTCGCGTTCCACACGGGCGCCCCCACCGCGGCGCTGCTGCGCTCCGCGGCGACCGCCCTGCGACGACGGCGCCGGCGCGAGGCCGAGGTCCGGGCGGCCGAGCTCGCCACCCGGCTCGTGCTGCCGCTGGGGCTGTGCCAGCTGCCCTCCTTCCTGTGCTTGGGGGTCGTGCCGCTCGTCCTGGCGCTGCTGCCGTGA
- a CDS encoding DUF4244 domain-containing protein — protein sequence MNRASTAPAADLTPDLATAPVPATAPGAGRRPTGSGPSGLGPAGSAPTGPVATGPDWSDETGAQTAEYGIVTLAAVGFAGVLAVILAGADVQGLLLDLVKGALSLG from the coding sequence ATGAACCGCGCATCCACCGCCCCCGCAGCCGACCTCACACCCGACCTCGCGACGGCGCCCGTCCCCGCCACCGCGCCCGGCGCCGGACGGCGGCCGACCGGGTCCGGGCCGAGCGGCCTCGGCCCGGCGGGCTCCGCGCCCACCGGTCCGGTCGCGACCGGACCGGACTGGTCGGACGAGACCGGCGCCCAGACCGCCGAGTACGGCATCGTGACCCTCGCCGCCGTCGGCTTCGCCGGGGTGCTGGCCGTCATCCTGGCCGGAGCCGACGTGCAGGGACTGCTGCTGGACCTCGTCAAGGGCGCCCTGAGCCTCGGCTGA